A part of Cydia strobilella chromosome 15, ilCydStro3.1, whole genome shotgun sequence genomic DNA contains:
- the LOC134747801 gene encoding E3 ubiquitin-protein ligase RMND5A isoform X2 produces MSISAIPYSTGFLVNCFEVIPAAMDSCIGVEQDLDKALTKFNGLHEHTNKCLEDVIKQVEELRKEIANQCANSALSQEQVAGVSELAASIKQNVANLSTDHRELHATVSRVGKSIDRHFIADYASVAPKAESFCNDANRPIMEQAIAQHLYRQGLEEAGDAFVAASGCGPVARACTFALLQRCAAALAEGDPSAALEWAERHSADLQHSPLPFTLHRMQALKLGREQGVGTAIEYVRRVFPAHAARHERALQAAVCALAWCAPGAPPPPQQYRHLLDPKALGAEAGELFVREACALLRLAPLSPLAGAVLAGARVLPALHDLRAKMTHPHVVAAWADEELPLEVDLGEDGGGYHSVFACPILRQQASEHNPPMRLLCGHVISRDALNKLAMGVKLKCPYCPMEQSPSEARQIYFS; encoded by the exons ATGAGTATTTCTGCAATTCCATACAGTACAGGTTTTTTGGTTAATTGTTTTGAGGTTATCCCGGCCGCCATGGATTCTTGTATCGGAGTTGAACAAGATTTGGACAAAGCATTAACTAAATTCAATGGTTTACACGAACACACAAACAAGTGCCTCGAGGATGTTATTAAACAGGTTGAAGAGCTGAGGAAAGAAATAGCTAATC AGTGCGCAAATTCAGCATTGTCACAAGAGCAGGTGGCAGGCGTGAGCGAGCTGGCGGCCTCCATCAAGCAAAATGTTGCAAATCTCTCTACAG aTCACAGAGAGCTGCACGCGACGGTGTCCCGCGTGGGCAAGTCCATCGACCGTCATTTCATCGCGGACTACGCGTCCGTGGCCCCCAAGGCCGAGAGCTTCTGTAATGATGCCAATCGGCCTATCATGGAGCAGGCCATAGCGCAACATCTATACCGACAG GGTCTAGAAGAAGCCGGCGACGCATTCGTGGCCGCATCCGGCTGCGGGCCGGTAGCCCGAGCGTGTACGTTCGCACTGCTGCAACGCTGCGCTGCCGCCTTGGCCGAGGGCGACCCTTCTGCTGCATTAGAGTGGGCGGAACGCCATTCGGCGGACTTACAGCACAGCCCGTTGCCTTTTACTCTACATCGTATGCAAGCCTTAAAG CTGGGCCGCGAGCAAGGCGTGGGCACGGCCATAGAGTACGTGCGGCGCGTGTTCCCCGCGCACGCGGCGCGGCACGAGCGCGCGCTGCAGGCGGCGGTGTGCGCGCTCGCGTGGTGCGCGCCCGgcgcgccgcccccgccgcAGCAATACCGCCACCTGCTCGACCCTAAGGCACTGG GCGCGGAGGCGGGCGAGCTGTTCGTGCGCGAGGCGTGCGCGCTGCTGCGCCTGGCGCCGCTGTCGCCGCTGGCCGGCGCCGTGCTGGCGGGCGCGCGCGTGCTGCCCGCGCTGCACGACCTGCGCGCCAAGATGACGCATCCGCACGTCGTGGCCGCCTGGGCCGACGAGGAGCTGCCGCTCGAG GTGGACCTCGGCGAGGACGGCGGCGGCTACCACTCGGTCTTCGCCTGCCCCATACTTCGCCAGCAGGCTTCGGAACACAACCCTCCGATGAGGCTGTTATGCGGACATGTCATCTCGAGAGACGCGCTTAATAAACTCGCCATGGGCGTGAA GTTGAAATGTCCGTACTGCCCGATGGAGCAGTCCCCGTCGGAGGCTCGCCAGATCTATTTCTCCTGA
- the LOC134747801 gene encoding E3 ubiquitin-protein ligase RMND5A isoform X1, with translation MSISAIPYSTGFLVNCFEVIPAAMDSCIGVEQDLDKALTKFNGLHEHTNKCLEDVIKQVEELRKEIANQCANSALSQEQVAGVSELAASIKQNVANLSTDHRELHATVSRVGKSIDRHFIADYASVAPKAESFCNDANRPIMEQAIAQHLYRQGLEEAGDAFVAASGCGPVARACTFALLQRCAAALAEGDPSAALEWAERHSADLQHSPLPFTLHRMQALKLGREQGVGTAIEYVRRVFPAHAARHERALQAAVCALAWCAPGAPPPPQQYRHLLDPKALGAEAGELFVREACALLRLAPLSPLAGAVLAGARVLPALHDLRAKMTHPHVVAAWADEELPLEFINLQVDLGEDGGGYHSVFACPILRQQASEHNPPMRLLCGHVISRDALNKLAMGVKLKCPYCPMEQSPSEARQIYFS, from the exons ATGAGTATTTCTGCAATTCCATACAGTACAGGTTTTTTGGTTAATTGTTTTGAGGTTATCCCGGCCGCCATGGATTCTTGTATCGGAGTTGAACAAGATTTGGACAAAGCATTAACTAAATTCAATGGTTTACACGAACACACAAACAAGTGCCTCGAGGATGTTATTAAACAGGTTGAAGAGCTGAGGAAAGAAATAGCTAATC AGTGCGCAAATTCAGCATTGTCACAAGAGCAGGTGGCAGGCGTGAGCGAGCTGGCGGCCTCCATCAAGCAAAATGTTGCAAATCTCTCTACAG aTCACAGAGAGCTGCACGCGACGGTGTCCCGCGTGGGCAAGTCCATCGACCGTCATTTCATCGCGGACTACGCGTCCGTGGCCCCCAAGGCCGAGAGCTTCTGTAATGATGCCAATCGGCCTATCATGGAGCAGGCCATAGCGCAACATCTATACCGACAG GGTCTAGAAGAAGCCGGCGACGCATTCGTGGCCGCATCCGGCTGCGGGCCGGTAGCCCGAGCGTGTACGTTCGCACTGCTGCAACGCTGCGCTGCCGCCTTGGCCGAGGGCGACCCTTCTGCTGCATTAGAGTGGGCGGAACGCCATTCGGCGGACTTACAGCACAGCCCGTTGCCTTTTACTCTACATCGTATGCAAGCCTTAAAG CTGGGCCGCGAGCAAGGCGTGGGCACGGCCATAGAGTACGTGCGGCGCGTGTTCCCCGCGCACGCGGCGCGGCACGAGCGCGCGCTGCAGGCGGCGGTGTGCGCGCTCGCGTGGTGCGCGCCCGgcgcgccgcccccgccgcAGCAATACCGCCACCTGCTCGACCCTAAGGCACTGG GCGCGGAGGCGGGCGAGCTGTTCGTGCGCGAGGCGTGCGCGCTGCTGCGCCTGGCGCCGCTGTCGCCGCTGGCCGGCGCCGTGCTGGCGGGCGCGCGCGTGCTGCCCGCGCTGCACGACCTGCGCGCCAAGATGACGCATCCGCACGTCGTGGCCGCCTGGGCCGACGAGGAGCTGCCGCTCGAG TTCATAAACCTGCAGGTGGACCTCGGCGAGGACGGCGGCGGCTACCACTCGGTCTTCGCCTGCCCCATACTTCGCCAGCAGGCTTCGGAACACAACCCTCCGATGAGGCTGTTATGCGGACATGTCATCTCGAGAGACGCGCTTAATAAACTCGCCATGGGCGTGAA GTTGAAATGTCCGTACTGCCCGATGGAGCAGTCCCCGTCGGAGGCTCGCCAGATCTATTTCTCCTGA